Proteins from one Coffea arabica cultivar ET-39 chromosome 8c, Coffea Arabica ET-39 HiFi, whole genome shotgun sequence genomic window:
- the LOC113705467 gene encoding NADP-dependent malic enzyme isoform X3, translating into MESTLKEMRNGESVLDMTDERGVGGGVGDIYGEDRATEDQLLTPWSFTIASGHSLLRDPRYNKGLAFTEAERDAHYLRGLLPPVILSQEHQEKRLMHTLRQYQVPLHRYMAMMDLQERNERLFYKLLIDHVEELLPVVYTPVVGEACQKYGSIFRRPQGLYISLKEKGKIFEVLKNWPERSIQVIVVTDGERILGLGDLGCQGMGIPVGKLSLYTALGGVRPSVCLPVTIDVGTNNKHLLEDEFYIGLRQRRATGQEYAELLDEFMSAVKQNYGEKVLVQFEDFANHNAFELLKKYGTTHLVFNDDIQGTASVVLAGLVAALRLVGGALADHTFLFLGAGEAGTGIAELIALEVSKKTKAPVEEARKKIWLVDSKGLIVSSRKESIQHFKQPWAHEHEPIKELVDAVKAIKPSVLIGTSGVGKTFTKEVVEAMAALNEKPLILALSNPTSQSECTAEEAYTWTEGRAIFASGSPFDPVKYDGKVFIPGQANNAYIFPGFGLGIIMSGTIRVHDDLLLAASEALAGQVTEENYEKGLIYPPFSNIRKISAHIAANVAAKAYELGLATRLPRPQDLVKYAESCMYTPVYRQYR; encoded by the exons ATGGAGAGTACATTGAAGGAGATGAGGAATGGGGAATCTGTGCTCGATATGACTGATGAAAGAGGAGTTGGTGGTGGCGTTGGGGATATCTATGGGGAGGATAGAGCCACAGAGGATCAGCTTCTAACCCCCTGGAGTTTTACTATCGCCAG TGGTCATAGTTTGTTGCGAGACCCACGCTACAACAAAGGTCTTGCCTTCACTGAAGCAGAAAGAGATGCTCATTACTTGCGTGGTCTTCTACCTCCAGTTATACTGTCTCAGGAACATCAG GAGAAGAGATTGATGCACACTCTTCGCCAATATCAAGTTCCCCTCCATAGGTACATGGCTATGATGGATCTCCAG GAAAGAAATGAGAGGCTGTTCTATAAGCTTCTCATCGACCATGTTGAAGAGCTTTTACCTGTTGTTTACACCCCAGTAGTTGGTGAGGCTTGTCAGAAGTATGGCAGCATTTTCAGACGTCCACAGGGTCTTTACATCAGCTTAAAAGAGAA gggaaaaatttttgaagtattGAAAAATTGGCCTGAGAGGAGTATCCAAGTTATTGTCGTGACTGATGGTGAGCGAATATTAGGGCTTGGGGATCTTGGCTGCCAG GGAATGGGTATTCCCGTTGGAAAGCTTTCTCTTTACACAGCCCTTGGAGGAGTTCGTCCTTCGGTA TGCCTGCCTGTAACAATTGATGTTGGCACAAATAATAAGCACTTGCTGGAGGATGAGTTCTATATTGGACTCAGGCAGAGGAGGGCAACTGGGCAG GAATATGCTGAGCTTCTGGATGAGTTCATGTCTGCAGTTAAGCAAAACTATGGGGAGAAAGTCCTTGTACAG TTTGAAGATTTTGCAAATCATAATGCATTTGAGCTGCTCAAAAAGTATGGGACAACTCATCTTGTATTCAATGATGATATACAG GGTACCGCCTCTGTTGTTCTAGCAGGACTTGTTGCCGCTTTAAGATTAGTGGGAGGAGCTTTGGCTGACCATACTTTCTTATTTTTGGGTGCTGGAGAG GCTGGAACTGGCATAGCAGAGCTCATAGCACTAGAAGTATCTAAGAAG ACAAAAGCTCCAGTGGAAGAGGCCCGCAAGAAGATTTGGCTCGTTGACTCAAAG GGACTGATTGTTAGCTCTCGTAAGGAATCCATTCAGCATTTCAAGCAGCCCTGGGCTCATGAGCATGAACCCATTAAGGAGCTTGTAGATGCTGTGAAG GCTATAAAACCATCAGTTCTGATAGGAACTTCAGGTGTAGGAAAAACATTTACCAAGGAAGTTGTGGAGGCCATGGCAGCTCTGAATGAg AAACCTCTCATTCTTGCTCTATCTAACCCAACTTCACAATCCGAGTGTACTGCTGAAGAAGCTTATACATGGACTGAG GGACGTGCTATCTTTGCTAGTGGAAGCCCATTTGATCCTGTCAAATATGATGGCAAAGTTTTTATCCCTGGCCAG gcaaataatgcatacATTTTCCCTGGATTTGGCTTAGGCATTATAATGTCTGGCACAATACGTGTGCATGATGACCTCTTGTTGGCAGCTT CGGAAGCTTTGGCTGGTCAAGTTACAGAGGAAAACTATGAGAAGGGTCTTATCTATCCACCATTCTCTAATATTAGAAAGATATCAGCACATATTGCAGCTAATGTAGCAGCAAAGGCTTATGAACTTG GTCTGGCTACCCGTCTCCCTCGCCCTCAGGATCTCGTTAAATATGCAGAGAGCTGCATGTACACTCCAGTCTACCGCCAATATCGCTGA
- the LOC113705467 gene encoding NADP-dependent malic enzyme isoform X1 produces the protein MNLKTKMERTSKSFCHWQRKAFGCLIGRRERKISGVMESTLKEMRNGESVLDMTDERGVGGGVGDIYGEDRATEDQLLTPWSFTIASGHSLLRDPRYNKGLAFTEAERDAHYLRGLLPPVILSQEHQEKRLMHTLRQYQVPLHRYMAMMDLQERNERLFYKLLIDHVEELLPVVYTPVVGEACQKYGSIFRRPQGLYISLKEKGKIFEVLKNWPERSIQVIVVTDGERILGLGDLGCQGMGIPVGKLSLYTALGGVRPSVCLPVTIDVGTNNKHLLEDEFYIGLRQRRATGQEYAELLDEFMSAVKQNYGEKVLVQFEDFANHNAFELLKKYGTTHLVFNDDIQGTASVVLAGLVAALRLVGGALADHTFLFLGAGEAGTGIAELIALEVSKKTKAPVEEARKKIWLVDSKGLIVSSRKESIQHFKQPWAHEHEPIKELVDAVKAIKPSVLIGTSGVGKTFTKEVVEAMAALNEKPLILALSNPTSQSECTAEEAYTWTEGRAIFASGSPFDPVKYDGKVFIPGQANNAYIFPGFGLGIIMSGTIRVHDDLLLAASEALAGQVTEENYEKGLIYPPFSNIRKISAHIAANVAAKAYELGLATRLPRPQDLVKYAESCMYTPVYRQYR, from the exons ATGAATCTAAAGACGAAAATGGAGAGAACCAGCAAGAG TTTCTGTCATTGGCAGAGAAAGGCATTTGGTTGTTTGATCGGAAGACGAGAGAGAAAGATCAGTGGAGTGATGGAGAGTACATTGAAGGAGATGAGGAATGGGGAATCTGTGCTCGATATGACTGATGAAAGAGGAGTTGGTGGTGGCGTTGGGGATATCTATGGGGAGGATAGAGCCACAGAGGATCAGCTTCTAACCCCCTGGAGTTTTACTATCGCCAG TGGTCATAGTTTGTTGCGAGACCCACGCTACAACAAAGGTCTTGCCTTCACTGAAGCAGAAAGAGATGCTCATTACTTGCGTGGTCTTCTACCTCCAGTTATACTGTCTCAGGAACATCAG GAGAAGAGATTGATGCACACTCTTCGCCAATATCAAGTTCCCCTCCATAGGTACATGGCTATGATGGATCTCCAG GAAAGAAATGAGAGGCTGTTCTATAAGCTTCTCATCGACCATGTTGAAGAGCTTTTACCTGTTGTTTACACCCCAGTAGTTGGTGAGGCTTGTCAGAAGTATGGCAGCATTTTCAGACGTCCACAGGGTCTTTACATCAGCTTAAAAGAGAA gggaaaaatttttgaagtattGAAAAATTGGCCTGAGAGGAGTATCCAAGTTATTGTCGTGACTGATGGTGAGCGAATATTAGGGCTTGGGGATCTTGGCTGCCAG GGAATGGGTATTCCCGTTGGAAAGCTTTCTCTTTACACAGCCCTTGGAGGAGTTCGTCCTTCGGTA TGCCTGCCTGTAACAATTGATGTTGGCACAAATAATAAGCACTTGCTGGAGGATGAGTTCTATATTGGACTCAGGCAGAGGAGGGCAACTGGGCAG GAATATGCTGAGCTTCTGGATGAGTTCATGTCTGCAGTTAAGCAAAACTATGGGGAGAAAGTCCTTGTACAG TTTGAAGATTTTGCAAATCATAATGCATTTGAGCTGCTCAAAAAGTATGGGACAACTCATCTTGTATTCAATGATGATATACAG GGTACCGCCTCTGTTGTTCTAGCAGGACTTGTTGCCGCTTTAAGATTAGTGGGAGGAGCTTTGGCTGACCATACTTTCTTATTTTTGGGTGCTGGAGAG GCTGGAACTGGCATAGCAGAGCTCATAGCACTAGAAGTATCTAAGAAG ACAAAAGCTCCAGTGGAAGAGGCCCGCAAGAAGATTTGGCTCGTTGACTCAAAG GGACTGATTGTTAGCTCTCGTAAGGAATCCATTCAGCATTTCAAGCAGCCCTGGGCTCATGAGCATGAACCCATTAAGGAGCTTGTAGATGCTGTGAAG GCTATAAAACCATCAGTTCTGATAGGAACTTCAGGTGTAGGAAAAACATTTACCAAGGAAGTTGTGGAGGCCATGGCAGCTCTGAATGAg AAACCTCTCATTCTTGCTCTATCTAACCCAACTTCACAATCCGAGTGTACTGCTGAAGAAGCTTATACATGGACTGAG GGACGTGCTATCTTTGCTAGTGGAAGCCCATTTGATCCTGTCAAATATGATGGCAAAGTTTTTATCCCTGGCCAG gcaaataatgcatacATTTTCCCTGGATTTGGCTTAGGCATTATAATGTCTGGCACAATACGTGTGCATGATGACCTCTTGTTGGCAGCTT CGGAAGCTTTGGCTGGTCAAGTTACAGAGGAAAACTATGAGAAGGGTCTTATCTATCCACCATTCTCTAATATTAGAAAGATATCAGCACATATTGCAGCTAATGTAGCAGCAAAGGCTTATGAACTTG GTCTGGCTACCCGTCTCCCTCGCCCTCAGGATCTCGTTAAATATGCAGAGAGCTGCATGTACACTCCAGTCTACCGCCAATATCGCTGA
- the LOC113705467 gene encoding NADP-dependent malic enzyme isoform X2, which yields MLLSFNANTPHFLRKAFGCLIGRRERKISGVMESTLKEMRNGESVLDMTDERGVGGGVGDIYGEDRATEDQLLTPWSFTIASGHSLLRDPRYNKGLAFTEAERDAHYLRGLLPPVILSQEHQEKRLMHTLRQYQVPLHRYMAMMDLQERNERLFYKLLIDHVEELLPVVYTPVVGEACQKYGSIFRRPQGLYISLKEKGKIFEVLKNWPERSIQVIVVTDGERILGLGDLGCQGMGIPVGKLSLYTALGGVRPSVCLPVTIDVGTNNKHLLEDEFYIGLRQRRATGQEYAELLDEFMSAVKQNYGEKVLVQFEDFANHNAFELLKKYGTTHLVFNDDIQGTASVVLAGLVAALRLVGGALADHTFLFLGAGEAGTGIAELIALEVSKKTKAPVEEARKKIWLVDSKGLIVSSRKESIQHFKQPWAHEHEPIKELVDAVKAIKPSVLIGTSGVGKTFTKEVVEAMAALNEKPLILALSNPTSQSECTAEEAYTWTEGRAIFASGSPFDPVKYDGKVFIPGQANNAYIFPGFGLGIIMSGTIRVHDDLLLAASEALAGQVTEENYEKGLIYPPFSNIRKISAHIAANVAAKAYELGLATRLPRPQDLVKYAESCMYTPVYRQYR from the exons ATGCTGCTCTCATTCAACGCCAACACCCCCCATTTTCTG AGAAAGGCATTTGGTTGTTTGATCGGAAGACGAGAGAGAAAGATCAGTGGAGTGATGGAGAGTACATTGAAGGAGATGAGGAATGGGGAATCTGTGCTCGATATGACTGATGAAAGAGGAGTTGGTGGTGGCGTTGGGGATATCTATGGGGAGGATAGAGCCACAGAGGATCAGCTTCTAACCCCCTGGAGTTTTACTATCGCCAG TGGTCATAGTTTGTTGCGAGACCCACGCTACAACAAAGGTCTTGCCTTCACTGAAGCAGAAAGAGATGCTCATTACTTGCGTGGTCTTCTACCTCCAGTTATACTGTCTCAGGAACATCAG GAGAAGAGATTGATGCACACTCTTCGCCAATATCAAGTTCCCCTCCATAGGTACATGGCTATGATGGATCTCCAG GAAAGAAATGAGAGGCTGTTCTATAAGCTTCTCATCGACCATGTTGAAGAGCTTTTACCTGTTGTTTACACCCCAGTAGTTGGTGAGGCTTGTCAGAAGTATGGCAGCATTTTCAGACGTCCACAGGGTCTTTACATCAGCTTAAAAGAGAA gggaaaaatttttgaagtattGAAAAATTGGCCTGAGAGGAGTATCCAAGTTATTGTCGTGACTGATGGTGAGCGAATATTAGGGCTTGGGGATCTTGGCTGCCAG GGAATGGGTATTCCCGTTGGAAAGCTTTCTCTTTACACAGCCCTTGGAGGAGTTCGTCCTTCGGTA TGCCTGCCTGTAACAATTGATGTTGGCACAAATAATAAGCACTTGCTGGAGGATGAGTTCTATATTGGACTCAGGCAGAGGAGGGCAACTGGGCAG GAATATGCTGAGCTTCTGGATGAGTTCATGTCTGCAGTTAAGCAAAACTATGGGGAGAAAGTCCTTGTACAG TTTGAAGATTTTGCAAATCATAATGCATTTGAGCTGCTCAAAAAGTATGGGACAACTCATCTTGTATTCAATGATGATATACAG GGTACCGCCTCTGTTGTTCTAGCAGGACTTGTTGCCGCTTTAAGATTAGTGGGAGGAGCTTTGGCTGACCATACTTTCTTATTTTTGGGTGCTGGAGAG GCTGGAACTGGCATAGCAGAGCTCATAGCACTAGAAGTATCTAAGAAG ACAAAAGCTCCAGTGGAAGAGGCCCGCAAGAAGATTTGGCTCGTTGACTCAAAG GGACTGATTGTTAGCTCTCGTAAGGAATCCATTCAGCATTTCAAGCAGCCCTGGGCTCATGAGCATGAACCCATTAAGGAGCTTGTAGATGCTGTGAAG GCTATAAAACCATCAGTTCTGATAGGAACTTCAGGTGTAGGAAAAACATTTACCAAGGAAGTTGTGGAGGCCATGGCAGCTCTGAATGAg AAACCTCTCATTCTTGCTCTATCTAACCCAACTTCACAATCCGAGTGTACTGCTGAAGAAGCTTATACATGGACTGAG GGACGTGCTATCTTTGCTAGTGGAAGCCCATTTGATCCTGTCAAATATGATGGCAAAGTTTTTATCCCTGGCCAG gcaaataatgcatacATTTTCCCTGGATTTGGCTTAGGCATTATAATGTCTGGCACAATACGTGTGCATGATGACCTCTTGTTGGCAGCTT CGGAAGCTTTGGCTGGTCAAGTTACAGAGGAAAACTATGAGAAGGGTCTTATCTATCCACCATTCTCTAATATTAGAAAGATATCAGCACATATTGCAGCTAATGTAGCAGCAAAGGCTTATGAACTTG GTCTGGCTACCCGTCTCCCTCGCCCTCAGGATCTCGTTAAATATGCAGAGAGCTGCATGTACACTCCAGTCTACCGCCAATATCGCTGA